The DNA region AGCACCAGCATGGCCACCACGGTCTCGTTCAGCGTCGACTCACTGCAAGGGCCCCGGACCGTGTCCGTGGCGTATGAACGGACCGGGGCCGGCGAGCCGCTGCTCCTGCTTCACGGCATCGGCCATCACCGTCAGGCCTGGGACCCTGTGCTGTCCGTGCTCGCCGTCGAGCGGGATGTGATAGCCGTCGATCTCCCCGGCTTCGGCGTCTCGCCGGAACTGCCCGACGGACTGCTGTACGACCTGCCGACCGTGGTCAGGGTGCTCAGCACCTTCTGCGCGGAGATCGGTCTGGACCGGCCGCATGCGGCGGGCAATTCGCTCGGTGGTCTGCTCGCGCTGGAGCTCGGCCGGGAAAAGCTCGTGCGGTCGGTGACGGCGCTCTCGCCCGCCGGTTTCTGGACCGAGAGCGAGCGACGCTACGCATTCGTAACGCTGCGGGCCATGCGGCGGGCCGCGTTGTCGATACCGGTCCCGTTGATCGAGCGGCTCTCGCACAGCGCGGCCGGGCGCACGGCACTGACCAGCACCATCTACGCCCGGCCCGGCCGCCGTTCGCCCGATGCCGTCGTCGCGGAGACCATCGCCCTGCGCGAGGCGACCGGTTTCCATCAGACGCTTGCCACCGGGGGGAATACCGCGTTCACCGACGATGTGCCGGGGTTGCCCGTGACCGTCGCCTGGGGCAGCCGGGACCGGATCCTGCTGCGCCGGCAGGGAATCAGGGCCAAGCACACCATCCCCGACGCCCGGCTGGTCCGGCTGCCGGGCTGCGGTCATGTGCCGATGAACGACGATCCCGCACTCGTGGCGCGCGTCATTCTCGACACCAGTCGCTGACACCGCGCCGGTCGCCGGATCCGCACCCCGGGCGACAGGGCACGGACCGACCGGCCACCGACGGAGGCCGGGGCCGGGTGTTCATCTGAGGTTGGTGTGCGCGCCGCCGACGGGCACAAGGGTGGGGTCGCTCGACCAGCCACCCGTTCGTCCCGCTGACCACTGCCCCGGAGGCGCCTCGATGTCGTACCGTCCGCGAATTCCGTCCCCCGATCGCCGCAGTGTGCTGCGCGGTTCCCTCGCCGCGTCGGCCGCGCTCACACTCCCCGCGGTGGGCACCGCGGCCCCCGCCTTCGCACTGTCCGGCCGGCCGCGCGCGGCGTGGGGTGTGCAGGTGGGCGATGTCACCTCGTCATCCGCGCTGGTCTGGGTGCGGGCGGACCGGCCGGCCCGGATGATCGTGGAGACGTCGGCGACGGAGTCCTTCCGGCGGGCCCACACATGGCACGGTCCGCTCGTCGGTTCCGGCACCGACTTCACCGGGACGACTCCGCTGTACGGGCTGCCGCCGGGCGAGCAGGTGCACTACCGCGTGACACTCACCGACCCCCAGGACCCCCGCCGTACCGGGGAGCCGGTGTACGGAACCTTCCGGACGGCGCCGGCCCGGCGCCGGGACGGGGTGCGCTTCCTGTGGTCGGGCGACATCGCGGGGCAGGGCTGGGGCATCAACCCGGACATCGGCGGCTATGTGGTGTACGACGAGATGCGCCGCCTCGATCCGGACTTCTTCCTCTGCAGCGGTGACAACATCTACGCGGACGGCGTGATCGAGCCGAGCGTGACGCTGCCCGACGGACGGGTCTGGCGCAATGTCACCACCGAAGAGAAGGCGAAGGTCGCCGAAACCCTTGCCGAGTACCGCGGGAACTTCCGTTACAACCTGCTCGATCGCAACCTCCGTGAGTTCAACGCCCAGGTGCCTTCGATCGTTCAGTGGGACGACCACGAGGTGCGCAACAACTGGTATCCCGGGCAGATCCTCGGCGACGCCCGTTACACCGAGAAGAACGTGGATGTGCTGGCGGCCCGTTCGATGCGGGCGTTCCGCGAGTACTTCCCGGTGTCCACGCTGCATGCCGCGTCCGGGGAGGGCCGGATGCACCGCGTGGTGCGACACGGTCCGCTGCTCGATGTGTTCGTCCTCGACATGCGGTCCTTCCGCAATGCCAACTCCCCCGGCCGACAGCCCGACGACGCGACGGGCATCCTCGGTGCCGAGCAGCTCAGGTGGCTCAAGCACGAGCTGTCCCGGTCCCGCGCGGTGTGGAAGGTGATCGCCGCGGACATGCCGCTGGGACTGGTGGTGACCGACGGGGCGACGGACTTCGAGGCGGTGGCGCAGGGCGATCCCGGAGCACCGCTCGGTCGTGAGCTGCAGATCGCGGAACTGCTGCGGTACATCAAGCACCGCCGGATCACCGGCACGGTCTGGCTGACGGCGGATGTGCACTACACGTCGGCGCAGCACTACGAGCCCGAGCGTGCGGTGTTCAAGGACTTCGCGCCGTTCTGGGAATTCGTGTCGGGGCCGCTGGCCGCGGGTCAGTTCCAGGCGAACGCGCTCGACGCGACGTTCGGTCCCGACCGGGTCTTCGTGCGGGCGCCCGACCGGGCGAACGTGTCACCGATGGAGTCGCCGCAGTACTTCGGGGAAGTCGACATCGACGGCGACAGCGGCGAGTTGACCGTTCGGCTGCGGGCGCAGGGCGGTTCCGTACTGTTCAGCAAGGTGCTGCAGCCGGGGCGCGTCGGTCAGTGAACCGGCGCCCGGCGATCGGCCCCGGGCCATGGTCGGAAGCCGATTGTCAGTGGTGGGATCTACGGTTTTTCCATGACCCGATCCGTTCAGGCATTGGCCTACTCACGCCCGTCCGCCCTGGATTCCTCACAGGCGGGGCAGCTCCTCGGCCTGGAGACCGCCGGTGGTCTCACGCCGCGGGGCGCCGAGTCCCACCCCCGGTTCTTCGCCGGCTTCCTCACATCGCCGAGGATCGCCGCCCGAGGTCTGCTGGCCGTGGCGGACGTGGCATCCGCGCGTTACTACCGGCGCGCCCTGCCCTCGTCCCTCGACCCGGTGGTGACGGGCAACGGCGACCGTCTGCGTTTTGAGTCGTTCTCCGGCTGCTGCGGGGTGTACGCACGCCTCGATGTGCTCCAGGAGGGTCTGGACGGTGCACGCACGGACCATGGCACCACGAATGTGGATGTCAACAATCCGCTGCGGGAGGCGCTCTCGCGGATAACGGGGGACGATCCGCTGCACATGCGGGTCGGCCCGGACGAGATGGCCGTCACCACGCTGGACGGTCCGGTCGTGGAGAAGAAGGTGCCCCTGCCCGACCGGTGGCTCCGCGGCTTCGCCGAGGCGCAGGTGGTGTCCGCGGGTTTCGATCTGCGGGCCGAGCTGCCGGCGGCCGAGGCCGTCCGGTTCCTGCGTTCGCTGCCGCGTTCGGCCGGGAATGCCTCGCGGGGCGCCCAGTGGGTGATCCCCGCCGGGAAGGCTCTCCGTCCGACCACGCGTCCGGTGTCGGGGTCGGTGTGTCTGCCGGGTCCCGAACGGCTGGTGGTGCTGCAGCGGGTGCTGCGTGATGCCACCTCGCTGCGGGTGTACGGGCCGGTGGCCGACGGGGCGGCGACCGCGAGCGCATGGGAGGTGGTGCTGCCGGGCATGCGCCTCACGTTGACGCTCTCGCCCGATGTCTCGCGCGGCTTCTCCGGCGAGGGCGGGGTGCTCGACGCGCTGGCCACCGACGATGCCGCGGCCGACGCCGAGCTGGTGTCCGTGCTGCTGGCCTGGGAGCCGCGGATCGATCTCGCGGACCTCGCGGAACAGTCGGGTCTCACGGTGGAACGGGTACGGGCCGCGCTCACCCGGCTGGGGACGGCGGGCCGGGTCGGCTACGACCTCGCCGACGCATCCTACTTCCACCGCGAGCTGCCCTACGACGCCGACCGGGCCGAGCGGCACAATCCGCGTCTGGTGGCGGCCCGGCAGCTGGCCGGCTCGGGTGCGGTCGTGCTCGACGGAGACATGGCGGCCGTCGCCTCGGGGGAAAGCCGATACCAGGTGAGGGAGAATGACGGAATGCTGAGCTGTACCTGCCAGTGGTGGGCGGATTACCGCGGACGGCGGGGCCCTTGCAAGCACGCCTTGGCCGTCCGGATGGTCCGCCGCGGTACGCCGGTCGCCGGGGGTGCGCGATGAAGGAGCTGCTCACCGCCGTACGGGAAGCGCGCAGGATGGACGTGCCTGCCCTGTTGTCCGAGCTGGACCGGGCGGGACGCACGTCGGCGCTGGCGGAGTTGAAGGCGCTGCGCAAGGAGGCGCGGAGCTGGCCCTGGGAGAAACAGGACAAGATCCGCAAGGCCCTGCTGGTCGCGGGCGCCGGCTGTCACACGGGAGCTGCGGGCTGCGCCGCCTGGATCGGCGGCCGGGACCTGCAGAGCTGGACACGGCCTCCCTTCCCGATGCTCCTCGATGTTCTCGCGGACCGTGACCCCGACTGGCTCGGTGACGTCGCCCACCGGCTGGCGGCCCGTCCCGGGACGGCGGAGACCTCCTATGAGCTGATCACCGGGCTGGTGAAGATCGCACGGTGCCCGGTGCCCACCACGGACGGCTTCGTGCGGGGCTGGGCCGAGGCGCTCTCGGTCTCACAGTGGCAGCAGAAGCGACGACCGCTGGCCGACGTCCTCCGTACGGACCCGTATCTCACCGTTCTCGTGCCGCGGCTCTTCGAGGTGGCGGAACTTCCGTCGCAGATGCTCTGGTTCGACGAACCGAACGACCCGAGCCGATGGCACGTGGCTCTCGCCGCCCTCGCGGACGACGGGCCGCTGGAGCGGGCGCCGCTCGTCGACGGTTGCGTGGCCCGGCTGATCCGCGGCGGAACCCCCGGCGAACTGCGGTTCTTCCTCGCCGTATTGCGTCAGCTCTCGCTGACCGGAGAGGAGGAGGCGGAGCGCGTGGCGGACTGGATCGCCATGGCGGCGGACGGTATCTCCACCGTGGCCGGCCACGCCCAGGAGGTGCTCGCGCGGCTGGACGAGCAAGGCGAACTGCCCGTGCGGTCCCTGGCGGATGTCTCGGGTTCCCTGCTGTTCCGCCCGGAGAAGAAACTCGTCCGTGCCCAGCTGGTGCTGATCGGCAAGACGCTGCGCCGCGATCGATCGGAAGCCGGCGAACTGCTGCCCGTCGTCGCCGAGGCCTTCGGACACGCGGACCTCGACATCCAGGAGCGGGCGCTCAAACTCATCGCACGGTTTCTGCCCGCCGTCGACACAGCGGTTCGGGAGGAAACCGCCCTGTCGGCGTCACTGCTGGGTCCGGCACTCCGTACGGCGGCGACCGAGGTGTTCGGCGACCTGCTGGACGAGCGGTCGGCGGCGGAGCCGTACGTGGAACTCCTGCCGTCCGCTCCCGTCCCGCGACGTATCGAACCGGCGCCGGCGACGCTGCCCGAGCTCGTCGAGGAGGTGGTGGTCCTGGCGAGAGCCTCATCACGGGATGTCACCGCATTCGAGCGGGCGCTGGACGGGCTGGTCCGCCAGGCCCACACCGACCGCTCGGCGTTGACCGAGGCGTTGCGGGATGCCTTGGCGGGCAGTTGGTGGCTCGTCGACGAATCGCAGTCGAGGGTCGAGATGCGGCTCCGCTCGGAGGCGGGAATCACCCTGGTCCTGGCCGTGCTGCTCGGACGGGTTCCGATCCAGGCCGTGCAGGAGGGGCGTGCGGCCTGGACCGGCAGCGGTGTCTGTGTCCATGCCGCGCTCAAGGGAGTGATGAAGGCCCGGTTGTGGGAAGCCGCCGACGCCGTGCTCACCGGCAGCACACCATTCCTGCTGGCCTTCCCGACCTGGCACACCGGCTCGCTCGACCCTGCGGTGCTGGTCGAGCGGCTGCGTACGTATCAGCAGCTCGGAGTCCAGCCCGGGGAAGCCGACTTCGCGCAGGCCCTGCTGCGTGTACGGCGCGGCGGTCAGCAGGAGGCCGCCGCGGCAGCCGCCCGGCTCGGCACTCCGGAGGGCGACCGGCTGGCCGCCTGGCTGCGGGCCGGCCGGCCGCTCGCGACCGTGGAACGGTTCGATCTGGACAGACAGGAGTCCACCGCCCGCGGTTGGGTGGGACAACAGCCGACCGACTGGACCCGGCGCGTCCTGATGGCCAGCGATGAACACCCCTTCATCGAGCGGGAGTTCCCGCGCTCCTTCCACTGGCTGGGCAGCGCGCACACCCCTCGCCACCGCACCTGCGACCACGGGAACGAGCACCCGGATTCCTGGACCGCGACACTCCCCGAGGACAGCGAGACACTGGCCGCGTGGCTGCTCCCGGCCATCGCGACGTGTGCGACCGATGAGTTGAAGGATGCGGCCCAGCCGCTCCTCGGCCTTGTAGAACTGGGTGGGCCGGCCGCCGAGGCCACGCACCTGGCGGTGGGATACGGGATGGGTGCCCGGTATCCGGAGGACCGGCTGTCGGCGGTGGACGCCCTGCTGATGCTCGCGGCTCAGCAGCGGCTGGACACGACGTTGCTCGGCGAGCAGCTGGTGATCCTCCTCGATCACCAGCTGGTGAAGCCCAATCGGCTCGCGGACTCCGTCCGTACCGCGGCCGCCACGGGGGCGTACCGGACAGTGCTTTCCGTGCTGCTGCCCGTTCTGCCGGGACTTCTGGCAAGCAAGAAGGGCACGCGTGGGCTGAGTGACCTGCTCTCCGTGGCCGCCGAGTGCGTGGAGCACTGTGGTGCGGTCGGTGGTGGCGAGCCGATACCCGGGCTCGCCGAAACGGCCGCGCGCGGCGGATCGTCGCAGTTGGTACGTCAAGCGGCACGTCTCGAAGCCGCCTGGGAGCAGGGTTCGGGACGGACGTGACGGCGCAGGACATCGTGGCGTAACACGCAGGTTCCGCTCGCCCGCAGCGACCGGTACGGCGCGATGGCAGGCACAATCAGGCACACGGATCAGTCACACAGATCAGCACGCGATCGAGCAGGTCACCAACAGATAGGAATGGGGTGATAAGGGACTAGATCCACACTTAACCCATCAGTCACAGAGTGTTCGTGGTCAGGCAACAACGCTCAGTCAGAGTGAATCCATGACTGATACGACATCCGCGAAGACTGCCCGCCGCTCCCACCACTGGCGGCGGGACGTGACCGAGCTGGCCGCACTGTTCACCGCGGTCGCGGTGGCCGACGCCATCGCGAACCTGATCGGGCACCAGCCGGACGGACCGTACCTGCTGATCGCCTCGGCCGTGGCCCTGGCGCTGACAGCCGGGTTCCACACCTGGTGGGCACGGCGGCACAGCCACGCCCCGCCGCCGACCTGCACCGGCCTCCTCGCCGAGGGAGACGGCGACGGCACGGTCCCGGGCCGCCACACCGATGCCTCGGCGACCGCGCTGGTGAGCACGCCCACCGCCGCGGGCCCGGCCCCCTCCCCCGAGGACACGGTGCTGTGGCGGATGCGAACCACGGTGCGGGACACGCCCGGCAGCCTGGCGGCGCTGTGCAGCGCGCTCGCCCAGCACCGGGTCGACATCCTCACCCTGCAGACGCACCCGCTGGCCCGGGGCACGGTCGATGAGTTCCTGCTGCGCGCGCCCGCCCCGCTCCCGGCCCAACAGCTGAGCCGGGCGATCTCCGCCGCCGGGGGCAGTTCGACCTGGATCGAGCGGGCCGACACACACGATCTGGTCGACGCCCCGACGCGCGTCCTGGGCCTCGCCACACGCACCGCCCTTGATGCGGCCGAACTCCCCCTCGCGCTGCGGCAGCTGCTCGGCCGTTGCACCATCCACTCGCTGCCCGCCGTCTCGATCACCGGCCGGGCGACCGGTGAGACCACGCCCGTCGAAGGAGTGCTGGAGGAGACGGTGATGCGGCTGCGCGACCCGTCCGGGGGCGTCATCACCGTCGAACGGCCCTATCTTCCGTTCACGCCGACCGAGTTCGCCCGGGCCCGTGCCCTGGTCGAGCTCGATGCCCGGCTCGGCCCCCGCGTCCCGCGCAGCGAGCACGTGCTCACCCTGCCCGAGGGCAACGAGATCACCGTGCGCCGCGCGGACCGCAGTGACCTCGGAGCAGCACGTGCGATGCACGACCGCTGCTCCGAGCAGACGCTGCGGATGCGCTACCACGGGCCGGTCCACGACGCCGACCGTTACCTGGACCACCTGCTGAGTCCTCGCTTCGGCCGCACGCTGGCCGTACAGACGGCCTCGGGCCGGCTGGTCGCGCTCGGCCACCTCCTCTGGGACGGCGACGAGACCGAAGTCGCCCTCCTCGTCGAGGACGACTGGCAGCGCCGCGGCATCGGCTCCGAGCTCCTGAGCCGCCTGGTCGCACTCGCCATCGAGGCAGGCTGCGAGAGCGTCTACGCCGTCACACAGTCGTCCAACACCGGCATGGTCGCGGCCATGCGCGCACTGTCCCTGCCGCTGGACTACCAGATCGAGGAGGGCACCCTGGTCGTCACCGCCCGGCTGGACGCGACGCCGGTCCGCTCACTGCCCCCGTACGAGCAGGCCGGTCGCTGACTCCCCGGCCACGGAGGACCCGGCCGCGGAGGACCCGACCGCAGAAGACTCGGCCACGGAGGACCCGACCGTGGAGGACTTCCGTCCGGCCTCCTGCGAGCTCAGCGCCTGGCACAGATCGGCCCACA from Streptomyces sp. NBC_01591 includes:
- a CDS encoding alpha/beta fold hydrolase, yielding MATTVSFSVDSLQGPRTVSVAYERTGAGEPLLLLHGIGHHRQAWDPVLSVLAVERDVIAVDLPGFGVSPELPDGLLYDLPTVVRVLSTFCAEIGLDRPHAAGNSLGGLLALELGREKLVRSVTALSPAGFWTESERRYAFVTLRAMRRAALSIPVPLIERLSHSAAGRTALTSTIYARPGRRSPDAVVAETIALREATGFHQTLATGGNTAFTDDVPGLPVTVAWGSRDRILLRRQGIRAKHTIPDARLVRLPGCGHVPMNDDPALVARVILDTSR
- a CDS encoding alkaline phosphatase D family protein, which gives rise to MSYRPRIPSPDRRSVLRGSLAASAALTLPAVGTAAPAFALSGRPRAAWGVQVGDVTSSSALVWVRADRPARMIVETSATESFRRAHTWHGPLVGSGTDFTGTTPLYGLPPGEQVHYRVTLTDPQDPRRTGEPVYGTFRTAPARRRDGVRFLWSGDIAGQGWGINPDIGGYVVYDEMRRLDPDFFLCSGDNIYADGVIEPSVTLPDGRVWRNVTTEEKAKVAETLAEYRGNFRYNLLDRNLREFNAQVPSIVQWDDHEVRNNWYPGQILGDARYTEKNVDVLAARSMRAFREYFPVSTLHAASGEGRMHRVVRHGPLLDVFVLDMRSFRNANSPGRQPDDATGILGAEQLRWLKHELSRSRAVWKVIAADMPLGLVVTDGATDFEAVAQGDPGAPLGRELQIAELLRYIKHRRITGTVWLTADVHYTSAQHYEPERAVFKDFAPFWEFVSGPLAAGQFQANALDATFGPDRVFVRAPDRANVSPMESPQYFGEVDIDGDSGELTVRLRAQGGSVLFSKVLQPGRVGQ
- a CDS encoding SWIM zinc finger family protein — encoded protein: MTRSVQALAYSRPSALDSSQAGQLLGLETAGGLTPRGAESHPRFFAGFLTSPRIAARGLLAVADVASARYYRRALPSSLDPVVTGNGDRLRFESFSGCCGVYARLDVLQEGLDGARTDHGTTNVDVNNPLREALSRITGDDPLHMRVGPDEMAVTTLDGPVVEKKVPLPDRWLRGFAEAQVVSAGFDLRAELPAAEAVRFLRSLPRSAGNASRGAQWVIPAGKALRPTTRPVSGSVCLPGPERLVVLQRVLRDATSLRVYGPVADGAATASAWEVVLPGMRLTLTLSPDVSRGFSGEGGVLDALATDDAAADAELVSVLLAWEPRIDLADLAEQSGLTVERVRAALTRLGTAGRVGYDLADASYFHRELPYDADRAERHNPRLVAARQLAGSGAVVLDGDMAAVASGESRYQVRENDGMLSCTCQWWADYRGRRGPCKHALAVRMVRRGTPVAGGAR
- a CDS encoding DUF7824 domain-containing protein is translated as MKELLTAVREARRMDVPALLSELDRAGRTSALAELKALRKEARSWPWEKQDKIRKALLVAGAGCHTGAAGCAAWIGGRDLQSWTRPPFPMLLDVLADRDPDWLGDVAHRLAARPGTAETSYELITGLVKIARCPVPTTDGFVRGWAEALSVSQWQQKRRPLADVLRTDPYLTVLVPRLFEVAELPSQMLWFDEPNDPSRWHVALAALADDGPLERAPLVDGCVARLIRGGTPGELRFFLAVLRQLSLTGEEEAERVADWIAMAADGISTVAGHAQEVLARLDEQGELPVRSLADVSGSLLFRPEKKLVRAQLVLIGKTLRRDRSEAGELLPVVAEAFGHADLDIQERALKLIARFLPAVDTAVREETALSASLLGPALRTAATEVFGDLLDERSAAEPYVELLPSAPVPRRIEPAPATLPELVEEVVVLARASSRDVTAFERALDGLVRQAHTDRSALTEALRDALAGSWWLVDESQSRVEMRLRSEAGITLVLAVLLGRVPIQAVQEGRAAWTGSGVCVHAALKGVMKARLWEAADAVLTGSTPFLLAFPTWHTGSLDPAVLVERLRTYQQLGVQPGEADFAQALLRVRRGGQQEAAAAAARLGTPEGDRLAAWLRAGRPLATVERFDLDRQESTARGWVGQQPTDWTRRVLMASDEHPFIEREFPRSFHWLGSAHTPRHRTCDHGNEHPDSWTATLPEDSETLAAWLLPAIATCATDELKDAAQPLLGLVELGGPAAEATHLAVGYGMGARYPEDRLSAVDALLMLAAQQRLDTTLLGEQLVILLDHQLVKPNRLADSVRTAAATGAYRTVLSVLLPVLPGLLASKKGTRGLSDLLSVAAECVEHCGAVGGGEPIPGLAETAARGGSSQLVRQAARLEAAWEQGSGRT
- a CDS encoding GNAT family N-acetyltransferase translates to MTDTTSAKTARRSHHWRRDVTELAALFTAVAVADAIANLIGHQPDGPYLLIASAVALALTAGFHTWWARRHSHAPPPTCTGLLAEGDGDGTVPGRHTDASATALVSTPTAAGPAPSPEDTVLWRMRTTVRDTPGSLAALCSALAQHRVDILTLQTHPLARGTVDEFLLRAPAPLPAQQLSRAISAAGGSSTWIERADTHDLVDAPTRVLGLATRTALDAAELPLALRQLLGRCTIHSLPAVSITGRATGETTPVEGVLEETVMRLRDPSGGVITVERPYLPFTPTEFARARALVELDARLGPRVPRSEHVLTLPEGNEITVRRADRSDLGAARAMHDRCSEQTLRMRYHGPVHDADRYLDHLLSPRFGRTLAVQTASGRLVALGHLLWDGDETEVALLVEDDWQRRGIGSELLSRLVALAIEAGCESVYAVTQSSNTGMVAAMRALSLPLDYQIEEGTLVVTARLDATPVRSLPPYEQAGR